The Sesamum indicum cultivar Zhongzhi No. 13 linkage group LG6, S_indicum_v1.0, whole genome shotgun sequence genome has a segment encoding these proteins:
- the LOC105163480 gene encoding probable indole-3-pyruvate monooxygenase YUCCA5, with product MSHRYFLYLKPLQSTISLIPNKLQQLSLSLSYNIFFLALKFANSCKQNQESYPSEPTFSTARMFSFADTDMFSRRCVWVNGPVIVGAGPSGLAVAAGLREQGVPFVVLERADCIASLWQKRTYDRLKLHLPKQFCQLPKFPFPDHYPEYPTKRQFIEYLESYARHFDINPQFNECVQSAKYDQVCRLWRVKTVSPDGSEVEYICQWLVVATGENAERVVPEIDGLKEFGGEVIHACDYKSGENYKGKKVLVVGCGNSGMEVSLDLCNHEAKPAMVVRSSVHVLPREIFGKSTFELAMFMLKWLPLWLVDKIMLVLAWMILGNIQKYGLKRPSTGPLELKNTQGKTPVLDIGALEKIRSREIQVVPGIRRFSCGMVELVNGEKLEIDSVVLATGYRSNVPYWLQETEFFSKNGFPNAPFPNGWKGKAGLYAVGFTRRGLSGASADAMKISQDIAKVWKDDLKQKKQKVPTHRRCISTF from the exons ATGAGTCATCGGTACTTCCTCTATTTAAAGCCCCTCCAATCCACCATCTCCCTCATTCCGAACAAACTTCaacaactctctctctctctctcttacaaCATCTTCTTTCTTGCACTGAAATTTGCAAATTCCTGTAAACAAAACCAAGAATCGTACCCTTCTGAACCTACATTTTCGACAGCAAGAATGTTTAGTTTTGCAGATACTGATATGTTTTCCCGCAGATGTGTTTGGGTGAATGGGCCTGTCATTGTCGGAGCTGGGCCGTCGGGACTGGCGGTGGCAGCAGGACTGAGGGAACAGGGCGTGCCATTCGTGGTTCTTGAGAGAGCGGATTGCATTGCGTCTCTGTGGCAAAAGCGGACTTATGATCGCTTGAAGCTTCATCTGCCTAAACAGTTTTGCCAGCTGCCCAAATTCCCGTTCCCTGATCACTACCCTGAGTATCCCACCAAGAGGCAATTCATCGAGTACCTGGAGTCGTACGCCAGGCACTTCGACATCAACCCGCAGTTCAACGAGTGCGTGCAGTCGGCTAAGTACGACCAAGTGTGCCGTTTGTGGAGGGTGAAGACTGTTTCTCCCGACGGTTCTGAAGTTGAGTACATCTGCCAGTGGCTTGTGGTGGCGACCGGCGAAAATGCGGAGCGTGTGGTCCCGGAAATTGACGGGTTGAAGGAGTTTGGTGGAGAAGTGATCCATGCTTGTGATTACAAGTCTGGTGAGAATTACAAGGGAAAGAAAGTTCTTGTTGTGGGGTGTGGGAATTCAGGCATGGAAGTCTCTCTTGATCTTTGCAACCATGAGGCTAAGCCTGCTATGGTTGTTCGAAGCTCG GTTCATGTATTGCCAAGAGAGATATTTGGGAAGTCAACATTTGAGTTGGCGATGTTCATGCTAAAATGGCTACCATTGTGGCTTGTGGACAAGATTATGCTGGTGTTGGCATGGATGATTCTTGGAAACATTCAGAAATACGGGCTGAAGAGGCCGTCGACCGGCCCATTGGAGCTGAAGAACACTCAAGGAAAAACCCCTGTTCTAGACATTGGTGCACTTGAAAAGATCAGATCCAGGGAAATTCAAGTGGTGCCCGGAATCAGGAGGTTTTCTTGTGGTATGGTGGAGCTTGTTAACGGCGAAAAGCTTGAAATCGATTCAGTCGTGTTGGCAACTGGATACCGCAGCAATGTACCTTACTGGCTGCAG GAAACTGAATTCTTCTCCAAGAATGGCTTCCCCAACGCTCCGTTCCCAAACGGGTGGAAAGGAAAGGCTGGACTCTACGCCGTTGGATTCACAAGGAGAGGGCTGTCTGGTGCATCTGCTGATGCCATGAAAATATCACAAGATATTGCCAAAGTTTGGAAGGATGATTTGAAGCAGAAAAAGCAGAAAGTCCCCACTCACAGAAGATGCATTTCGACCTTCTGA